GATCCAGCACCTGACGCTGGACGAGTCCGAGTATTTCAACAAGGATTGGGACCACGCCGCGCGGCGCGTCATGTCACCGCCCTTCCGCAACAAGAAACATCAAGACAGCCTTTGGGCTGGTATCCAGTCAGGCTCGCTGTCGGTTGTCGCGACGGATCACTGCGCCTTTACGACCGACCAGAAACGCCACGGCGTGGGCGATTTCACGAAAATCCCAAACGGCACGGGCGGGCTGGAAGACCGGATGCCGATGCTTTGGACGCACGGCGTTGAAACCGGACGTTTGACGCCGAACGAATTTGTGGCGCTGACCTCGACCAACATCGCGAAAATCCTCAACTGCTATCCGCGCAAAGGTGCGGTGCTGGTCGGGGCGGATGCCGATCTGGTGGTGTGGGATCCGAAAAAGTCCAAAACGATCACCGCCGACACGCAGCAATCTGCCATTGATTACAACGTGTTCGAGGGCAAGAAAGTGACAGGCCTGCCACGCTTTACCCTGACACGCGGCCAAGTCGCCGTGCACGATGGCGAAATTCGCACGCAGGAAGGCCACGGCAAGTTCGTGCGTCGCGAGGGCAACACCGCGACCAACAAGGCGCTGTCATCATGGAAAGAACTCACCTCGCCACGGCCGGTGAAACGGTCCGGTATTCCGGTGACGGGGGTTTGATTCAGTGAGAAAAACTTATCGCGCCCCGGACCTGATCCGGGGCCTCTATGAACTTGGCGGCGAGGCCCCGGATCAGGTCCGGGGCGAGGTGCAAACCCCGCGATGACAGTCATTTCCGCCCAAAACCTCGACCTGACGTTTCAGACGAACGATGGCCCCGTCCATGCCCTCAAGGACGTGAACCTCGACATCAACAAGGGAGACTTCGTCAGTTTCATCGGCCCGTCGGGCTGTGGCAAGACCACGTTCCTGCGCTGTATCGCCGGGCTGGAAACGCCGACGGCGGGTGACATTTCCGTCAACGGGATGACGCCCGATGCGGCGCGGCGCGCGCGCGCCTATGGCTATGTGTTTCAGGCGGCGGGGCTTTATCCGTGGCGCACGATTGGCGGGAATATCCGTTTACCGCTTGAAATCATGGGGTTTTCCAAAGCCGAGCAGGCCGAGCGTGTCGCCCGCGTTCTGGAACTGGTCGAACTCGCGGGGTTCGAGCAGAAGTTTCCCTGGCAGTTGTCCGGCGGTATGCAGCAACGCGCCTCGATTGCGCGTGCCTTGGCGTTTGATGCCGATATTCTGTTGATGGATGAACCCTTTGGCGCGCTTGACGAGATCGTGCGCGACCACCTGAACGAGCAGTTGTTGCAGCTTTGGGCGCGCACGCAAAAGACCATCGCTTTCGTAACGCACTCGATCCCCGAAGCCGTATATCTGAGCACGAAAATCGTTGTGATGTCACCTAGACCGGGACGAATTTCCGACATTATCGACAGCCCGCTACCCAAAGAACGCCCGTTGGATATTCGCGATTCAGCCGCGTTTATCGCGGTTGCGCACCGCGTCCGCGAAGGCCTGCGCGCGGGGCATGGCGATGAATAAAAGCGGCGCGTTCTTTCCGGTTTTGACGATCATTGCAGCGATCCTTTTGATCTGGACGCTGGCCGTCATTCCGATGAACGCGCATCTGACTGCCGATCAGGCGGCGCGCGATGACATCGTGATCACCCCTGCATCTGCAGCCGACCGGCAAGACTATCTGGGGCTGACGCTGGCCCTGAAAAACCCAGATATTATTCCGCTGACCTTTGTGCAGGTGCGCCCGCGTTTGCCGTCACCGCATCAGATCGCGGTCGAGCTGTATAACACTGTATTCACACAGAAAGTCACTTCGCGGCGCAGCCTTGTCTATCACGGTTGGGTCACGCTTTCGGCCACATTGCTGGGCTTTGCGATTGGCACAACCCTCGGGATATTGCTGGCGATCGGGATCGTTCTGAACAAGACGATGGATAAATCCGTGATGCCTTGGGCCATCGTTTCGCAGACCATTCCGATCCTCGCGCTGGCGCCGATGATCATCGTGATTTTGGGGTCGGTCGGGATACAGGGGCTTTTGCCCAAGTCGGTAATTTCCGCATACCTCAGCTTTTTTCCCGTCGTCGTAGGGATGGTCAAGGGGTTGCGCAGCCCCGGCGCGATGCAGCTTGATCTGCTGCACACCTATAATGCGAGCGACAGCCAAGGGTTCTGGAAGCTGCGGCTTCCCGCGTCGATCCCCTATCTTTTTGCTTCGCTCAAGATCGGTATTTCGGCCGCATTGGTGGGCGCGATTGTCGGTGAATTGCCGACAGGGGCCAAGGCCGGTTTTGGCGCGCGGATGTTGGTGGGCGATCAGTATGGCCAGCCTTTGGTGACATGGGCGGCGCTGCTTGCCGCCGCGATTACCGCCGCTGGATTGCTGGCGATCCTAAGCATGATTGAACGGCGCACCCTGCGCCAAATGGGCATGGAGGCGGCGTGATGGCCTATGCGATTGCCCTTGTCATCTGGATTGGCGGGTGGTGGCTCAACACCCGACTGTCCAATTCCTCGGCCGCTGACGCGCCCGTGGTGAGCCTGATTATCCCGACCATTTTCGGCGTCACAATCCTGCTCATCTGGGAGGTTCTGGTGCAGATGCTGGACATCAGCGCGGTTATTCTGCCCGCGCCATCCGCCATCGCCGTGCAGTTCGCCAATTCATTGCCACTGCTCTGGGCGGACTTTCAGCAAACCATTATCAAGGGCGCTTTGACAGGTTATCTGGTCGGGGCGGTTGCTGCCTTTTTCGTTGCCATCATCGCTGATAGATCCGATTTCCTGACCAAAGGCATCTTGCCCGTCGGCGCCTTCCTTGCAGCCCTTCCCATCGTCGGAACCGCGCCAATTTTCGTGAAGTGGCTGGGCAGTGACTGGCAGTCCAAGGCGGCGGTCGTCAGTGTCATGGTGTTCTTTCCGATCCTTGTGAATACGGTTGCGGGGCTCAAGGATAGCTCGGCCATTCAACGCGACCTGATGCGCACCTACGGCGCGCGATACTGGGCCACGCTGTTCAAGTTGCGCATCCCTGTGGCGATGCCGTTTATCTTTAACGGATTGAAAATTGCGACGACTCTGGCGTTAATCGGTGCCATTGTTGCCGAGTTCTTCGGTTCGCCGACGCTGGGCATGGGGTTTCGCATTTCGACTTCGGTCGGGCGTCTGGCGATGGATATGGTCTGGGCCGAAATCGTTGTCACCGCACTTGTGGGCACAGCATTCTATGGCGCGGTGGCGCTCATCGAAAAACGGGTGACGTTCTGGCACCCCTCTCAACGATAACAAGGCGGAATAGCCAAATCATTCAACTGACTAGGAGGTCAACACGATGAAAAATCTAATGATAGCAGCCGCGCTCGCGACGGGCATCGGCGCAACGGCGGTCCACGCCGAAGGGCACGCAGGCAGCGTAACGTTGCAGTTGCAGTGGGTCACACAATCTCAGTTTGCGGGCTACTACGTGGCCTTGGACAAGGGGTTCTACGAGGAAGAAGGGCTGGACGTGACGATCCTGTCGGGCGGTCCCGATATCGCGCCACCGCAGGTGCTTGCCGGTGGCGGGGCCGATGTGATGCTGAACTGGATGCCGTCAGCGCTGGCGGCGCGTGAACGCGGCTTGCCTGTGGTCAATATCGCCCAGCCGTTCAAGACGTCCGGCCTGATGCTGACATGCTGGAAAGACACCGGCATCACCGGCGTCGAGGATTTCCGCGGCAAGACCATCGGCGTGTGGTTCTTTGGCAATGAATATCCGTTCCTCAGCTGGATGAGCCAGGTCGGTATTCCGACCGAAGGCGGCGAAGACGGTGTCACGGTCCTCAAGCAGGGTTTCAACGTTGATCCGCTGCTGAACCGCGAGGCGGACTGCATTTCCACGATGACCTACAACGAATACGGTCAGGTGCTGGATGCGGGTGTTGATCCTGACGAACTGGTGACCTTCATGTATGAAGATCAAGGTGTCGCTACCCTCGAAGACGGCATGTATGTGCTTGAAGAAAACCTCGAGGATCCGGTGTTCGTTGATAACATGGTGCGTTTCGTGCGCGCGTCGATGCGCGGTTGGAAATACGCCGAGGAGAACGTCGAGGAAGCGGCAGGTATCGTCGTGGACAACGATGAAACTGGTACGCAGTCCGAGCAAGCACAGATCCGCATGATGACCGAGATTGCCAAACTGACAGCCGGTTCTGACGGTGCCTTGGACGAGGCGGACTACGAACGCACCGTCGCGACACTGCTTGGCGGTGGCTCGGATCCGGTAATTACAGTCGCACCCGAAGGGGCGTGGACAAGCGTGATTACTGATCAAGCGTTGCAATAAACGCCAACGAAACAGTGCCGTTGTTTCACCCTTGGGTGAGGCAACGGCGCCCCCAAGTTCAGATGGCTGCACATCATTCAACGGTGTCGCGTCCGGGTCGCGAGCCGGTCTATTTTTGGCAAATGTATGCGGGCGGACTGTTGCGCCATTCGTGGCCGACATTTTCAACTTACAATTTGATCAGACGCAATCATTGCGCGGCTGATCAACCTGTCTGGTCGTGACGTATCTCCAGCATCGAAGTTGAATGTGGGGACCCCCACCAGTGGTGGTCCCAGAATTTTGACCAGTTTGCGCCCCATTTAAGGTGGATCAAGGTTTCATTCCGGCTGCCAATTCCAGCGAACGCCCGCCTTTCGCCCTTCTCGACTGGACTTCCGTCGGCGCGATCGCCAACTCAGGCACCTGCCGCAGTCGTTTTCGCGACTTACACGACCTGTCGTTCCTCGGACCCGATTTGCGCGCACAGGTCACAACCGGCACCCAGCCGATTGGGACGCCCAGCGGATGATACTCCACAGCCTTCCGAAGATATTGAAGCCGGTGCTTCAGGCCATCAAAAAATTTGCACCTTGAACGCAATGCTCTGCACAAAAGTGACCCGTTAACATCTGGATTTGAGATTAAGTGGCCAAAATTCGTTGAGATGCGGAAATTCGCCGCCTCACACCCCGATTACATACCCGAAGCAAGCGGTACACACGCCCTGTGCGGCGCCATACTTGCCAACAATATCAATGGGGTGTGGATGGCGGAGACTCAGTCCGCCGAACTGCCGTCCGTATTAGTCTGTAACCGCCCACTAATCTTATGTTTTTATACTCATTATGCGAAAACATGTCCTTGCTCATCCACGGAAGTCCACTATTATCCCTAACTCAAGTTAGGGTCAAAGTTAGGGACATCCACGTGGCACGCGCAATTCACAAGTTGACTGACCGGACCTGCAAGACGTCTACCAAAGCTGGCATGTTGGGCGATGGTGGAGGGTTATACTTAGGCATTAGAACTTCGGGCAGCCGCTCGTGGAGCTTTATCTGGAAGAGCGGCGGCAAACGCCATGAGTTGGGTCTCGGACCTTACCCGGCAGTTTCTCTAGCGAAGGCGCGCGCGTTGGCCGCGGAACACCGTGAGGCGATAGCTGATGGCCGCAATCCGATCGTCGAGCGCAAAAGGGAGGCTGTTCCAACCTTCGGCGAATGCGCTGAACTGTTCATCAAATCCATGGAGCCTCAGTGGCGCAATGAAAAGCATCGTGCGCAATGGCGGGCAACGCTTTTGACATATGCCAAGCCGATCGCATCGAAGAGTGTATCAGACGTCAATACCGACGATGTGCTTCGGATCCTAAACCCGATTTGGCAGACCATCCCCGAGACGGCGTCTCGACTGCGCGGCCGCATTGAACGGGTTCTTGACTATGCCAAGGTCCGTGGTTGGCGATCGGGTGAAAACCCGGCGCTGTGGCGCGGGCACCTCAAGAGCATACTGCCCGCTAGAACCAAACTGTCGCGTGGCCATCATGCCGCTATGCCATACTCGGAAGTTCCAGCTTTTGTAGAAAGGTTGCAGAGCCTTGAAGCGAACTCAGCGCGCGCCCTTGAGTTCCTCATATTGACGGCCGCTAGGTCGGGCGAGGTTCGCGAGGCGGTATGGAGTGAATTTGATTTCGAGAAGAGTGTTTGGACGGTGCCTGCATCACGGATGAAGGCCGGAAAAATACACCGAGTGCCGCTGTCAGCCCGTGCCTCAAAAATCGTTAAGGATCTATCTGACCGCAAAGTGTCAGACTTTGTCTTTGCTGGACAGAAACCGGATAAACCATTGTCCAACATGGCCAATACGATGCTTATGAGGCGTATCAAAATGGACATCTACACCGTCCATGGCTTTCGGTCTGCATTCCGCGATTGGGCCGGAGATGAAACACACTTCCCGCGAGATATCGCGGAGCAAGCGCTGGCGCATCAAGTTGGCAACGAAACAGAAAGAGCATATCGGCGTGCCGACGCTTTAGAAAAAAGGCGTGAACTGATGACTGCCTGGGCTGGTCACTGCTTGTCTATCGCCCAGTCATAAGGAAGGGATCATATGCCAGAGACAGAAAAATTTGATGAAAGGGACAGTCTAAGGCCGATTGATCAAAAACGGCGCGACGAGATCGCCGCTGGTTTGAAACGAAATTTCCACATTGAGCTAACAGTTTCAGTCTCGGAGTGGGATCTCTTGGAAATTTTACTTCATAAATTTAGCCGGACTTGCGTCGATTGGCGCGGGTATCTCAACAAGGGTGAAGTGGTGAAAATTGAAGGGATAGCATCGAAGGCTAGTAAATTATCGTTAGCAATTGACCAAGCTACACAACTCGGTCTGGGCAAGATTTTGGACTATGATCTAGCGCCCATGACGTCAGGCCAGCTTTTGGCATCACTGGACGTGCTTGCTAGGATGGACCCGCGCAGTCCAAAGGATGAAGATGGAAAGAAGAATGTCGGTATGCGTTACCAAGATGGTCTAAAGGCAGACTTGCAATTGGACTTGGACAACTGGTGGCTACGGAGCACCGGGTTTCCCGCGGAAACCAAGAAAGAAGAGTTGACGCCATTCAGCTATTTCTTGGCACAGATCTTCAAGATATTGCCGTCTGAAGTTGCCAATGACCTCGGCAGTTCTCGTTCAGCAATCGACGAGAGACGGCGGAATGCGGCGCGGCAACAAGCTCGAAAACAAGAAATCTCAAGAGCTTTTAAGAAGCTGCATTCAACGAAGTGCATAACAGATGCTTAGTGGTCGGTATCAACAGTATGCTTCAAGGGCGGGGAGGAGACATTCGCGGCGCTTTACATAGAGGTCTGCTGTGCGGGACGAACCCGACCTTAAGTTTTGTTTCACCAAAGGCCGCTCTCATCTGGTTACAATTGAGGCAAAATGCACCAAGGGCGGAAACCGGCCCTTCGTTTCGTTTGCGCCAGTTCTCATGCGGCCTCGTGAAAGCTGCCGTTCATTGAGGGTTGAACCCCAAAATGCTGCGACTTTTTCTAATGACGGCCGTGAGTCCAAATTACTAATCGTGGACAATGCTGTGAGAGTTCGCTTTAGGGTGGTCGAATTGCCGCGGTATGAGGCAAGAACGCCCCGAGCTTTATAGTCGGGGCGTTCTTGTTAAAGTTCAAATACCGTTACTAACTGCAGCACAAAACAGCGAATTTAACGGTCGGCGTAGGCCGCGTCGATAACTGCTTGCACATTGTCGCCGGAAATCAATGGCGCAACATCAAAGTCTGCGGAAACCGTTTCGCTTGACGCAAGGATGTCCACAACAGTTTGCCACGACGACAGCTTGAGTTCGCCCGGACGCTGACCCTCAGGAGGCGTGATGAGGTTCATAGCTTCGGCATAGAATGCTGCGGCGACGACTGGGCTTTCACATGCCACCTCGACGGCGTCACAGACAAGATCAAATGCCGCCTGTGAATTTTCGATAGCATAGTATTGGCCTTCGACCCACGCGGTCGTCAGAGCCTTTGCAACGCTCATCCCTTCCTCTGTAGAAAGAACTTCCTCAGTCGTCACCATGCATGCCCCTGGGACGTTCGAGTAGGTTTCAGGCGTAATGTCGACCCACTCGATACCCGATGCAGCCAGAACTGCGACATCGGGAAAACTCGAGCTATAAGCCTGCACGGTGTCTTGTTGCAAAGCGACCAGAGATTGCGGGCCTGCTGGGCCAATCGGAAGTACAGTGATCGTCTGGTTGACGACCAAGCCTGCCTCGGCGATCGCTGCCGAGACGAGCTGGCTTTCGCCGCCGCCGGCCTCGGTGTAGCCAAGCACTTTGCCTTCCAGACCTGCCATCGACGTGATGCCCGTATCGGCGCGTGCAACGATCCTGTAGACGTTTTTCACCTGATTGCAAAAAAGAACGCGAATATCATCGCGCCGGTTGAAAGCGACGACCGCATCGGTCGCGCCCATAAGTGCAAATTCGCTGTTCCCCGCCACGATCTGCTGAGAAAGGTAGCCGGAACCGTCAGCGACCACTGTCGAGACAGAGATGCCTTCATCGGCGAAGTATCCCAGCTCGCGGGCAACGATCAGCGGTGTGAAGGCAAAGCCCTCGGGGATCGGAAGCAGCACTTCCAGCGGTGTCAGGTCTTGCGCGAACGCCGCATTCATCGTTCCCATTTGCAGCGCCACAGCGCCGATTGCGGCCATGCCGGTGGTTTTAAACAGTTGCTTCATTGTCTTCTCCCTTGTTGATTTGATTGCGGCAAGTTCACGACCGCGTTGGTGTTTGGTTTTAGCTTCTTCATCGACGTCTCCTTTCCGATACTCCGATAAACAAAATCTAAGCAGCATTTATCAGTCGTGTTTCCAAGTGATCAGGTAGCGTTCAAGCAGCTCGATCAGCCCATAGAGGGTTAGGCCGATCACGGCGAGGAACAGCACAACAGCAAATCCTTTGGCGACTTCGAGCTGGAAATTCAGTTCCTTGATCAACACGCCAAGACCGACGGATCCACCGACAAACTCGGCAACGATCGCACCCAACAAAGCAAGCGTCAGCGCCGTCTTTATGCCGGCAAAGGCAATTTCTGACGCGCCCGGCAAAGTGAGGCGGAAAAACGTCTGTGCCCTACTCGCACCCAATGACCGGAACAGCATCTTGGCGTTGTCTCCAACGCTTGCCATACCGGCGACAGTGTTGATCACGACAGGAAAGAAGCAGATCACAGCAGCCATCACGACCTTGGACGTCATGCCGAAGCCGAACCATGTCAGAAAGATCGGAGCCAATGCTACACGGGGTGTGTTTTGAAACGCGATTACGAAAGGGTAGATAGCAGTGCGAAACATCGGGAATGTTCCCGTCAGTGCACCGATGATCAACCCGAGCGTTACACCAATTGCGAAACCGTAAATTGTTTCTTGCAAGGTAAACCATGTAGCCTGCCAGAAATATCCGCGCGTCACGAGCTCACTGAAAGCAACGCCGATGTCCCACGGCGACGGGATCATGATCGGATTTATCGCCCCGACAACACTCATCAACTGCCAGAGTCCGATGATCGAGACCCCCACGAAGGTCGGCAACCCGACCCGATAGAGAATTGAATTTGTCATTACTTGGCCCCTTGTAGATCGGCGGCCAATGCGACGCGCACTTCGTTGCTGATTTCTTGAAAACGGTCGGTGCCGACCATGTCGGAGCGACGCGGGCGTTCGAGATCGACTTTGATATCGCCGACAACCCGCCCTGGATTGGCCCCCAACGCGATGATGCGGTCCGACATCAAGACGGCTTCGGCAATAGAGTGCGTCACCAGCAATGTGGTCTTGCCAAGCGTATCGGCCATCTGTGCAACTTCGATGTTCAGAAATTCGCGCTTGAATTCGTCAAGTGCCGAGAATGGTTCGTCCATCAGCATGATGCCCGGATCGAGCGCCAGCGCCCGCGCAAGCGCAACGCGTTGTTGCATGCCGCCCGACAATTCCCAAGGATTAAGTTTTGCAACAGGAGTAAGGCTGACAAGCTCAAGGAGGTCCGCTACCCGTTTGGCCGTGTTGCCATCGCGACGGCCCGAGATTGCAAAGGGCAGTTCCACATTCTTGCTGACGTTCAGCCAAGGCATCAGAACCGATTGTTGTAGCATGAAACCGATATCTTCGCGTCCCTCACGCGGTGCATCACCGCCGACGGAAACATTGCCGGTGTCATAGCTTACAAGGCCGGCGATGATTTTAAGCAAAGTGGATTTGCCGCAGCCGGATGGTCCGACGAACGAAACGAATTCACCCGCTTTGACCTCAAGGTCGATATCGCGCAACACGGGCAGAGGCCCTTTTGCGGTCATGTAGGTTTTCGACACGCCTGCAAGACTGATCGTCTCTCCGGCCGCCGCATTATTATAGTTCACAGACATGTTGCCTCCTCCTTTTAGTAATCCGCCAGCCGCAAGGACCGGGAGAGTTCGTCTTTGTTCTGGCGCCGGCATTCCAGCGGATCGCAATCAGTTTAAGAAATCACCGACAATCGTGTTGAAACGGTCGGCCTTTTCGATTTGTGTCCAGTGTCCGCAATTGCGAAACAGATGCAGTTCCGAGTTCCCAAGCAGCGCGAACAGCCGTCTGGAAACATCGACAGGGATAACCCGATCGTCCTGCCCGTGAACAATCAGGGTAGGAACTCTCACCCGCGCGACGTCATCCTCGCGAGATGCAAGGGAGCTCAGGGCGTCTTGACGTGGTTCTTCGAACATGGACGAATAAGCATCCATCACGCCCGGACGCATCGCAGCGCGGTGGCGCAGTTCTGCTAGGTCGTCGTTCACAAATGACGCGTCGAAAGCGAATATCTTCAGCAGCTCCACCATGTTTTCCACAGTCGGAACGTGTCCCCAAACCTGATCAAGTTCCTGCGTGATCGGGAAATCCAGCCCGACAGCGCCCATCAGGACCAAGCGGTCGACCCGCTCCGGAAACCGGATCGCATAAGCCAAGGCAATCGCGCCACCAAACGAATTGCCGACAATGGAAATCTTGTCGCGCGTCTGGCTATCCACGAATGCAGCAAAATGTTCGACCCAGGCATCGCGGGAAAACTGCAAGCCCTCGGGCGCGTCAGTATAGCCAAAGCCAGCCATATCCAGTGCAATACACCGGACCCCATGGGCGGCAATCGGCGCCAGGTTCAGCCGCCAGTTCGCCCAGGAGGACACACCCGGCCCCGAGCCATGAATGAAAAAGACCGGATGGCCGTCCCCGATATCATGGTAATTCGTCTTGATGCCGTCGATCGTGATTTGACTACCAATTTCTGGGTTTTCTAACATTTATCAATGCCCTCCCGCATCTCTAGACGTTTATTCGTGGCAGCCCCACGATCGGGGCGGCAATATCTTCATGTCGGCAACGGCTAGCTCGGCGTTTTCTTTTCGGCCTGTGCCGCACGGGTTTCAGCGATGGAAACCCCGCCGATGGCCCAATGCTCGGCGGGCAATTCGCGGATCGCCACACGGATGGCTTGACGAGGGGCGGAAATCGCACGTTCGACAGCATCCGTTACCTGCGTGATGAGGTCTGATTTCTGCGCGCTGGTGCGCCCTTCGATGATCGTGATTTCTACGAGCGGCATGTCATTTCTCCCTTAGGAAACGTCAAATCTGACGCGGCCAATGTGTTGAACTTCGACTTCAACCTGCATTCCGGGCGTCACCGGCACCGCCGCTGTTGCAGCACCGGCAAGAACGATATCGCCTGGTTCAAGCACATGGCCCGCACGCGCGCTCATCCGTGCTGCCGCAACAAGTGCGCGTAGCGGATGGCCGAGAATTGCGGCGGACGACCCCACCTCACGCGGTTTCCCGTCGATGGAAAGAACCATGCCCAGATTGGCAATGTCGACATCGGGACGCGCAAAGGGGCCGATAAAGAACGCGGCTGACGACGAATTGTCAGCCACAACATCGCCCAGCGAAAATTTGAAATTCTCATATCGGGAGTCGATGATCTCAATCGCGGGTGCGACCGCTTCGATGGCAAGCGCGGCCTCCGCCATGCTGACCTCTCCGGTCAAGCGACGGCCCAGAACGAACGCAATCTCGGGTTCTGCGCGTGGGTGGATAAAATCGGCCCGAACCAGCGTGCCGCCTTCTTCGCGACGCATTGCGTCGGTCAGACGTCCCCATGTGACCTCCTCGACACCCACCTGTTCCATCTTGGCGCGGCTGGTCAGGCCCATTTTGACACCGACAATGCGTTCACCACGCTGCTGGCGCAGCTCGATCCCCATGGCCTGAATGGCGTAACCTGTGGCTGCATCGACCTGCTGGTCATTCGGCAACTGGTGGGTCGCTGTGGCAGATTGGATGGCATCATCAAGCCGTTTTGCGATTGCTGAGAGAGAGTTCGTCATGATGCATCCTTTCGTGCAGCGACAAGGTCCAAAGCGACATCGACGATCATGTCTTCCTGACCGCCAATCATTTTTCGTTTACCCAACTCAACAAGAATGTCCGAAGTCGGAAT
This portion of the Octadecabacter sp. SW4 genome encodes:
- a CDS encoding 2-hydroxymuconate tautomerase, translating into MPLVEITIIEGRTSAQKSDLITQVTDAVERAISAPRQAIRVAIRELPAEHWAIGGVSIAETRAAQAEKKTPS
- a CDS encoding ABC transporter substrate-binding protein, producing MKQLFKTTGMAAIGAVALQMGTMNAAFAQDLTPLEVLLPIPEGFAFTPLIVARELGYFADEGISVSTVVADGSGYLSQQIVAGNSEFALMGATDAVVAFNRRDDIRVLFCNQVKNVYRIVARADTGITSMAGLEGKVLGYTEAGGGESQLVSAAIAEAGLVVNQTITVLPIGPAGPQSLVALQQDTVQAYSSSFPDVAVLAASGIEWVDITPETYSNVPGACMVTTEEVLSTEEGMSVAKALTTAWVEGQYYAIENSQAAFDLVCDAVEVACESPVVAAAFYAEAMNLITPPEGQRPGELKLSSWQTVVDILASSETVSADFDVAPLISGDNVQAVIDAAYADR
- a CDS encoding ABC transporter substrate-binding protein; translation: MKNLMIAAALATGIGATAVHAEGHAGSVTLQLQWVTQSQFAGYYVALDKGFYEEEGLDVTILSGGPDIAPPQVLAGGGADVMLNWMPSALAARERGLPVVNIAQPFKTSGLMLTCWKDTGITGVEDFRGKTIGVWFFGNEYPFLSWMSQVGIPTEGGEDGVTVLKQGFNVDPLLNREADCISTMTYNEYGQVLDAGVDPDELVTFMYEDQGVATLEDGMYVLEENLEDPVFVDNMVRFVRASMRGWKYAEENVEEAAGIVVDNDETGTQSEQAQIRMMTEIAKLTAGSDGALDEADYERTVATLLGGGSDPVITVAPEGAWTSVITDQALQ
- a CDS encoding 2-keto-4-pentenoate hydratase, which encodes MTNSLSAIAKRLDDAIQSATATHQLPNDQQVDAATGYAIQAMGIELRQQRGERIVGVKMGLTSRAKMEQVGVEEVTWGRLTDAMRREEGGTLVRADFIHPRAEPEIAFVLGRRLTGEVSMAEAALAIEAVAPAIEIIDSRYENFKFSLGDVVADNSSSAAFFIGPFARPDVDIANLGMVLSIDGKPREVGSSAAILGHPLRALVAAARMSARAGHVLEPGDIVLAGAATAAVPVTPGMQVEVEVQHIGRVRFDVS
- a CDS encoding ABC transporter ATP-binding protein yields the protein MPAPEQRRTLPVLAAGGLLKGGGNMSVNYNNAAAGETISLAGVSKTYMTAKGPLPVLRDIDLEVKAGEFVSFVGPSGCGKSTLLKIIAGLVSYDTGNVSVGGDAPREGREDIGFMLQQSVLMPWLNVSKNVELPFAISGRRDGNTAKRVADLLELVSLTPVAKLNPWELSGGMQQRVALARALALDPGIMLMDEPFSALDEFKREFLNIEVAQMADTLGKTTLLVTHSIAEAVLMSDRIIALGANPGRVVGDIKVDLERPRRSDMVGTDRFQEISNEVRVALAADLQGAK
- a CDS encoding alpha/beta fold hydrolase, which codes for MLENPEIGSQITIDGIKTNYHDIGDGHPVFFIHGSGPGVSSWANWRLNLAPIAAHGVRCIALDMAGFGYTDAPEGLQFSRDAWVEHFAAFVDSQTRDKISIVGNSFGGAIALAYAIRFPERVDRLVLMGAVGLDFPITQELDQVWGHVPTVENMVELLKIFAFDASFVNDDLAELRHRAAMRPGVMDAYSSMFEEPRQDALSSLASREDDVARVRVPTLIVHGQDDRVIPVDVSRRLFALLGNSELHLFRNCGHWTQIEKADRFNTIVGDFLN
- a CDS encoding ABC transporter ATP-binding protein; the protein is MTVISAQNLDLTFQTNDGPVHALKDVNLDINKGDFVSFIGPSGCGKTTFLRCIAGLETPTAGDISVNGMTPDAARRARAYGYVFQAAGLYPWRTIGGNIRLPLEIMGFSKAEQAERVARVLELVELAGFEQKFPWQLSGGMQQRASIARALAFDADILLMDEPFGALDEIVRDHLNEQLLQLWARTQKTIAFVTHSIPEAVYLSTKIVVMSPRPGRISDIIDSPLPKERPLDIRDSAAFIAVAHRVREGLRAGHGDE
- a CDS encoding ABC transporter permease, with the protein product MTNSILYRVGLPTFVGVSIIGLWQLMSVVGAINPIMIPSPWDIGVAFSELVTRGYFWQATWFTLQETIYGFAIGVTLGLIIGALTGTFPMFRTAIYPFVIAFQNTPRVALAPIFLTWFGFGMTSKVVMAAVICFFPVVINTVAGMASVGDNAKMLFRSLGASRAQTFFRLTLPGASEIAFAGIKTALTLALLGAIVAEFVGGSVGLGVLIKELNFQLEVAKGFAVVLFLAVIGLTLYGLIELLERYLITWKHD
- a CDS encoding site-specific integrase, producing the protein MARAIHKLTDRTCKTSTKAGMLGDGGGLYLGIRTSGSRSWSFIWKSGGKRHELGLGPYPAVSLAKARALAAEHREAIADGRNPIVERKREAVPTFGECAELFIKSMEPQWRNEKHRAQWRATLLTYAKPIASKSVSDVNTDDVLRILNPIWQTIPETASRLRGRIERVLDYAKVRGWRSGENPALWRGHLKSILPARTKLSRGHHAAMPYSEVPAFVERLQSLEANSARALEFLILTAARSGEVREAVWSEFDFEKSVWTVPASRMKAGKIHRVPLSARASKIVKDLSDRKVSDFVFAGQKPDKPLSNMANTMLMRRIKMDIYTVHGFRSAFRDWAGDETHFPRDIAEQALAHQVGNETERAYRRADALEKRRELMTAWAGHCLSIAQS
- a CDS encoding ABC transporter permease; translation: MAYAIALVIWIGGWWLNTRLSNSSAADAPVVSLIIPTIFGVTILLIWEVLVQMLDISAVILPAPSAIAVQFANSLPLLWADFQQTIIKGALTGYLVGAVAAFFVAIIADRSDFLTKGILPVGAFLAALPIVGTAPIFVKWLGSDWQSKAAVVSVMVFFPILVNTVAGLKDSSAIQRDLMRTYGARYWATLFKLRIPVAMPFIFNGLKIATTLALIGAIVAEFFGSPTLGMGFRISTSVGRLAMDMVWAEIVVTALVGTAFYGAVALIEKRVTFWHPSQR
- a CDS encoding ABC transporter permease; this encodes MNKSGAFFPVLTIIAAILLIWTLAVIPMNAHLTADQAARDDIVITPASAADRQDYLGLTLALKNPDIIPLTFVQVRPRLPSPHQIAVELYNTVFTQKVTSRRSLVYHGWVTLSATLLGFAIGTTLGILLAIGIVLNKTMDKSVMPWAIVSQTIPILALAPMIIVILGSVGIQGLLPKSVISAYLSFFPVVVGMVKGLRSPGAMQLDLLHTYNASDSQGFWKLRLPASIPYLFASLKIGISAALVGAIVGELPTGAKAGFGARMLVGDQYGQPLVTWAALLAAAITAAGLLAILSMIERRTLRQMGMEAA